The Mycosarcoma maydis chromosome 8, whole genome shotgun sequence DNA segment CATCAAGCATGCCCGTCCACTTTTTCGCGTCGGCTGTATCGTCGACGGTGCCGACCGAGTACTGGGCCACGATCGCAGCCTCGCTCGTTGCCATCTCGTTGCTTAAGACGTGGTCGAAAGGAGCGAAACTTCTGGATGCTCAACGCACGCGTGCTTGCGCCGAGGCACCACGAGCCGATAAGCGGTTTGTCGATCTGCACGGCCGCATCATTCTGGTCGCTACAGGCGCATTCACTCCGCTAGGCGTCGTCACGTTGGCGTCGCTCGCGCACCGCGGCGCGCAGATCATCGCTCTTACCgcgtccatctcgtcacCTGCGGTGATACAGATGATCGAGCTGATTCGCGACTCGACACAGTCCGAGCTCATCTATGCGGAGCAGTGCGACGTCGGTAGTCTGGAGAGTATCTCTGCGTTTGCAGCGTTGTGGAATAGTGGCGATaagaagcagcaggaaGGAGTGAGACGCTTGGATGGTCTGCTGTTCTTACCTCCGGGCAGAGAGGAGCTGCAGAATGTGCAGGTGCAAACCGCAAGCACGggcacaagcacaagccGAAAAGATCGCATCTATCAGCTGCATGTGTTGGCGAGACTCCATCTGGTCAACTCGTTGTTGAGCAGCCTGCTGGTGCAGCCGCCGGAGAGAGAGGTTCGCATTGTCTCTGTCATGTCTCCGTTCTATGCGGCGGGTGTGGCTCATTTCGATGTGCTTTCATCGGCCACATCGACGGGCGAGCCCAAGAATGCAGAGAGCGAAGCCGAAACACGCGGACCAACGCCGTTACAGACGCGCTCAGAATCGAGTTACTCGGCATTGATCGGTGCGGCATCGCTGCGATGGTACGTTTTGACGGTCGAGCTTCAACGGCGGTTGGACTTGCTCGCGGAGGCGGATCCGAGGCCACGCACCAAGCTCGGTGATGTCGAgatgcaagctcgagccgaTGCGATGTTCGCGCCGCGTGCACCGCCGAGCGGATCGCGATCCACATCAGTCGAGGCACAAGTAGCATTGCGTATGAAGCGTCACTCGAacatctcgatcatcaATGTCTGCGCCGGTTTCGAACGCTCGTCCGATATCATCGATACCTTCTTTCCCCCCGCGTCATTGGTGTACAATGACGCTTTCCACAAATTCATCTTTATCGTCCGCACCTCTGTACGCCTAATCGTCTTGTTGATTGTCTGGCCTGTTCTATGGCTCTTGGCTAAATCACCTGCCACAGCAGCCGATAGTGTGGTCTGGGCCACTACGCGTACGCTCGAATCGTTATCCGAACGACATGCCCGTATCACCACATCACTCACACAGCCCGCTCGTTCGCTCCAACCAAACATCCAAGTCACCAGGCGCAACGACAACTTGATCCCCGCTGAACTGTATCGCGAAGGAAACATCATTCGACCTCCCCTCCCACAAAGGTTCCATGTAGCCCCACCAGATCACACCGATACCGACGACGCTTGGTCCCAGCTCTGGATGCAAGACGAACAAGAGGTCGAACGAAGAATCACGGCGCTCGGCGGTCACATCCAACGTCCGAAGGTGTAGCTTTCCATGCCTCTCAACGTGACCAATTTTGTCTCTGCATAATGATACAATTACGAGCCAAACCTGAATCTTTGGGTACattcatgaatcatgaatcgtgcTTCCGTGTGACACTACGTTATCCTCGTTGTGATTGTTGAGCCGTCGCTTGTGTGCGAGTCTCGAGCATGGTCTGGGTCTGTGATACGCTCCGCTTTGCCGCCACACCGAGAGCAGGGCCTTTGATGCCCTTGACCTTTTCAGCGAGTAGGTGGGTGGAAGCAAACGAATTGTGCATTCTGGATCTCTGCAGCACCGACGATGGCGTCTTGCCGATCGCCGGCGTCATGAGTGCTTGCAGATTCAACGACGAGCCCGGATTGGCCGACGTCCGCGAATCTGCAGCTGGCGTTTTGGGTGGCAACAAGCTGTGTGCACCTGGTCGCGGTGTAGCTGCCACCATGTGCGCCTGTTGCGAGCGGTGCAATGGCGTCGCTACGGGCGACCCACCAAATATCGCCATGCTTGGTCGAGAATGGGGCGTCGtcgccaccaccgcttTCGCCGGCGGTGGAGCCATCAACTCGGTATTATCGATGGTAAGCGATTTCGTGCAATTCGCCGTCTTGTACACGCCAATCAGCCGCGACGACAGCTCAAACATGTTGTTGCGCAGCGAGATGATGATAAACTGTCCACCCTTGGTGCGCTCCTTGATCAGGTTGGCCACGATCGAGACGTTACGGAAGTCGAGCGCTGCGTCGATTTCGTCCATGACATAGACTGGCGTGGGCTTGTACGCGTGCAGCGCAAAGACGagcgccaacgacgacaaggtCTTTTCACCACCGGAGAGATTCGAAATGTTCTTCCACGACTTTTTGGGCGGCATGACCGAGAATAGGATGCCTTCAGCGAATGGATCAAGCGAGTCGACCAACTCGAGCTCCGCATTGCCTCCCAGTGTGATCGTCTGGTACATCTCCTTAAGCTTCGATGAGATGATGCTGAAGCCTGCCATAAAGttctcgagacgctgctttCGTAGATCGTCATATCTCTGCTTAGCCGCGTCACGCTCTTGCGTCGTCGCTTCGAGGTCTTTGGCTCGAGAAAGGAATTCGCTTTCACGTTTGCGGTACTCGGCAAGCACCGACATGTTGGCTGATCCGTTGGCCACTTTCTCCTCGTAGACCGTGATAGCTCGTTGGAGCGACTTCTTATCCATTTCACGCAGTTCGTCCTCGGGGaactcgaacagctcgttGCTGGAtccatcgacgtcgtcatcgccgtTGTCCgcgtccacctcgtcgctaTCCCCTCTACTGCCCGAAGTTGGCTGCTTCGACGACTTGGAACGCTGACCAGAGGCCTTGACGTCTTTATCAGCGTCCTCTTGATCGGCTTGGTTATCGTCTgcttcctcgtcgctctcatcgtcttcgtcaaTGTGATGAAGCGACAGGCCCGCAAGCTTCTCTTGCAGGTGCTTGAGCTGTTTTTCGTGTTCGCTTCGGAAGCGCTCGTTGTCCTCGAGGTTCTGCTTGATTTCCATCTCCAGCGCACGGAAAGCGTTGACGGATTCAGaccgctcgtcgagctgcgatTTGATCTCGTCGCGCTCCTCAGCCTTGGTGTCCATGAGATGCTGAGCATCCTCAACCTTGGCGCGGACGCCATCAGCAGCCTGCGTGTTGCTGGCGATTTGGTCGCGTAACTGCTCAAGCTCTCCTTCGAGTTGCTCAGATTGTGCCTCGTTCTTCTCGAGCGACTTTTCTAGCTTGAGTACATCCTTTTCAGCCTTGGACTTGGCGACCTCAGCCTTGGTGGTAAGCTCGGAAGAGAGCTCAATCTTGTCCTTGATACTGTCCACCTTGCTGTTCTGCGTTCGCAGCTCGACACCACCAGCTTCGAGGATCTGCTCTTGCAGCTTCTCGATATCGCTTTCGATGGCATTGCTCTTCTCGCTCAGCTTTGCGATttccttgtcgagcgaagCAATCTGAacatcgagctcggcaatcCGCGAGgcatcgtcagcgtcgGGCTTGCTCTGAGCCTTGAGCTCAGCAACGCGCCTCTTGGCTTCGCTCactcgctgctcgccgcTCGAGAGGTCCATGcggatcttgtcgagcgccACCTCGATCTGTGGCACGCGAGCTCGGTGACCTTCAAGCAGAGACTCGACCGTCTTCATGGATGCAATGTGGCCGCGCAAGGATtcttcgagcgagtcgcgaTCGCGCTCCAtacgctgcagctgttcgGGCGAAACCTCGTCGGCAGAAAACTTGGAGCTCATGGCACCACGCGAGACCTTGTTACCACCACCCGACATGGTTCCGCTCTTGTCGATCAATTGACCGTCGAGCGTGACAACTCGCCAGCGTTTGGCGCCATAAGCGATACGGTTGGCATGAGCGAGATCTTTGGCGACAAGTGTGTCACGTAGCTGATGGTAGAAAGCGGCTGCGAAGCGCGCTTCACGTGGCTTGACGAGATCAAAGAGTCGCGGAACGTTTTCGGGCGTCTCTATGGGttgaagcgcagcagcactaATGCCAAGGCTGTTGAGCAGAACAAAGTTGGCGCGTCCGAGATTGTTCTTGCGCAGATGCTCGATGCACGCCTGACCGCAATCGACCGAGTCAACGACAATGTTGTTGAGACCGGGACAAGCGGTGCTGATGGCGACGTCGTACTTGTCGTCGATGAC contains these protein-coding regions:
- a CDS encoding condensin subunit SMC4 (related to SMC4 - Stable Maintenance of Chromosomes), whose protein sequence is MPPRRAAASNPRDSLASTASSRSSLSASPTLQVKSTRSSRSSTANRPKASTAATTLRSRRRIQESEDEEESHDDESSDDDHDQQQSEKEHHHPEHDEDQEPDTPVKATSSSKPAAKKIAKPASRTSAARSRPAAKLTPPPSKPSRSRAIKIVQSDEEEQEQEQVDESLSLARDDDDDDDDDDDDDEEQDDQLPSPTAHRSLKSSSSSKVKPHPVKQQISDEEHDLDSDLSDVSFKEARSATPEPNVAASPTSDPPQTPSCSLLKQLASPAKPAAPAGPLKRLVIHKMVLNDFKSYAGRQEIGPFHKSFSSVVGPNGSGKSNVIDSLLFVFGWRATKMRQGKLSELIHNSAGKENLPQCSVEVWFREIIDLPGDAFKVVPGSKLIVSRTAYRNNSSQYFINARKSTFTECTTLLKAKGIDLDHKRFLILQGEVESIAQMPPRAKNEHEEGLLEYLEDIIGTSCYKTPIEEQAKLVDEANEKRAEKLGRLKIVQKEKDALEAKKRQAESFLRDQNELARRHSALWQLYSLESRDNIKVATIAIEKYSAQLAQETEKHSGSRAEIEELESEYKTIVNEFDSIARSTDKVAKELAKYEKEDVQLQEKRKHLESKKKKLAKSIADDRHAASEAKATASDSAHKIEKEQAEVRKLEASLEREEAQLEKIRDSLKGKTEKFSRAIEQKQRELQPWTAKISDKMAAKNVAQEERDLLASRGAQVETSIAEAKEALRNLELDNESKNEEVQSLHQERRHLESKMASCQKQLDDMKQQETLLRSKVVSARSKADDARATVSATRSRGDVLSSLSRQAELGMIKGFHGRLGNLGVIDDKYDVAISTACPGLNNIVVDSVDCGQACIEHLRKNNLGRANFVLLNSLGISAAALQPIETPENVPRLFDLVKPREARFAAAFYHQLRDTLVAKDLAHANRIAYGAKRWRVVTLDGQLIDKSGTMSGGGNKVSRGAMSSKFSADEVSPEQLQRMERDRDSLEESLRGHIASMKTVESLLEGHRARVPQIEVALDKIRMDLSSGEQRVSEAKRRVAELKAQSKPDADDASRIAELDVQIASLDKEIAKLSEKSNAIESDIEKLQEQILEAGGVELRTQNSKVDSIKDKIELSSELTTKAEVAKSKAEKDVLKLEKSLEKNEAQSEQLEGELEQLRDQIASNTQAADGVRAKVEDAQHLMDTKAEERDEIKSQLDERSESVNAFRALEMEIKQNLEDNERFRSEHEKQLKHLQEKLAGLSLHHIDEDDESDEEADDNQADQEDADKDVKASGQRSKSSKQPTSGSRGDSDEVDADNGDDDVDGSSNELFEFPEDELREMDKKSLQRAITVYEEKVANGSANMSVLAEYRKRESEFLSRAKDLEATTQERDAAKQRYDDLRKQRLENFMAGFSIISSKLKEMYQTITLGGNAELELVDSLDPFAEGILFSVMPPKKSWKNISNLSGGEKTLSSLALVFALHAYKPTPVYVMDEIDAALDFRNVSIVANLIKERTKGGQFIIISLRNNMFELSSRLIGVYKTANCTKSLTIDNTELMAPPPAKAVVATTPHSRPSMAIFGGSPVATPLHRSQQAHMVAATPRPGAHSLLPPKTPAADSRTSANPGSSLNLQALMTPAIGKTPSSVLQRSRMHNSFASTHLLAEKVKGIKGPALGVAAKRSVSQTQTMLETRTQATAQQSQRG